One window of the Pseudarthrobacter sp. ATCC 49987 genome contains the following:
- the ruvA gene encoding Holliday junction branch migration protein RuvA, with the protein MISFLRGTVAHVGLSSAVIDLNGAGMSVNATPQTLSSLRTGEEGKLFTSLIVREDSLTLFGFGSDDEREVFDILLSVSGVGPRLALAVLAVHEPEAIRVAAHSGDGKAFTKVPGIGPKVAGRIVLELAGKLVPHGTPAGATAPAASSEAVWKPQVVAAMTSLGWSEKDATSSIDKSLADSPELAGKGNVAEILRATLRWLGQDGARAGNRAGARG; encoded by the coding sequence TTGATCAGTTTTCTCCGCGGAACCGTAGCGCACGTCGGCCTGTCCTCGGCCGTGATCGACCTCAACGGCGCCGGCATGAGCGTGAACGCGACGCCGCAGACCCTCAGCAGCCTCCGCACCGGCGAGGAGGGGAAGCTTTTCACGTCCCTGATCGTCCGCGAGGACTCGCTCACGCTGTTCGGATTCGGCTCTGACGACGAACGCGAAGTTTTCGACATCCTGCTCAGTGTCAGCGGTGTAGGGCCCCGGCTGGCGCTGGCCGTCCTGGCCGTGCACGAACCCGAAGCCATCCGCGTCGCCGCGCACTCCGGCGACGGCAAGGCGTTCACCAAGGTGCCGGGGATCGGCCCGAAGGTCGCCGGCCGGATCGTGCTGGAACTGGCCGGAAAGCTCGTGCCGCACGGCACCCCCGCCGGCGCCACGGCTCCGGCAGCGTCCTCCGAAGCGGTCTGGAAGCCGCAGGTTGTTGCGGCCATGACCAGCCTGGGCTGGTCCGAGAAGGACGCCACGTCCAGCATCGACAAGTCCCTGGCCGATTCACCGGAGCTGGCCGGGAAGGGCAACGTGGCCGAGATCCTGCGCGCCACCCTCCGCTGGCTGGGCCAGGACGGCGCCCGCGCCGGGAACAGGGCAGGCGCCCGTGGCTGA
- the ruvC gene encoding crossover junction endodeoxyribonuclease RuvC, which yields MTLRVLGVDPGLTRCGIGVVDVERNRRATMVAFGVVGTSPDESLDQRLLVIATSIDEWLDKYEPHVLAVERVFSQLNVSTVMGVAQASGVVIAAAARRGIPVALHTPSEVKAAVTGSGTSNKDAVTKLVTKILRLDAPPRPADAADALALAITHAWRAGIGTSNKGAVTTGPGSQSLTPAQRAWADAEAKARRTR from the coding sequence GTGACCCTTCGCGTCCTCGGCGTCGATCCGGGCCTGACCCGCTGCGGGATCGGCGTCGTGGACGTCGAACGGAACCGCCGAGCCACCATGGTGGCCTTCGGCGTCGTCGGGACCTCCCCCGACGAGAGCCTGGACCAGCGCCTGCTGGTCATCGCCACGTCCATCGACGAGTGGCTGGACAAGTATGAACCGCACGTCCTGGCCGTGGAGCGGGTCTTTTCCCAGCTCAACGTCAGCACCGTAATGGGGGTGGCGCAGGCGTCCGGGGTGGTGATCGCCGCTGCCGCACGCCGCGGCATCCCGGTGGCACTGCACACCCCGTCCGAGGTCAAGGCCGCCGTGACCGGCAGCGGAACGTCGAACAAGGACGCGGTCACGAAACTGGTCACCAAGATCCTCCGGCTCGATGCCCCGCCGCGGCCCGCCGACGCCGCCGACGCGCTGGCACTGGCCATCACCCACGCCTGGCGTGCCGGGATCGGCACGTCCAACAAGGGAGCAGTGACGACGGGACCGGGCAGCCAGTCGCTCACCCCGGCCCAGCGGGCCTGGGCCGACGCGGAGGCCAAAGCGCGCCGTACACGCTGA
- the pdxT gene encoding pyridoxal 5'-phosphate synthase glutaminase subunit PdxT, giving the protein MTNPTSVPPSRAGSGLRIGVLALQGDFREHLHAVEEAGATGIGVRRPSELDGLDGLIIPGGESTTIDKLSRAFGLRDPLRQRIRDGLPVYGSCAGMILLAEEITDPAKDLAGHPQQTFGGLDITVRRNAFGRQRESFETDLDFKGLDFSATADGVAPVHAVFIRGPWVERVGDGVEVLAKVEPSRASHPEALAGTARIVAVRSGKLLATSFHPEVTGEKRVHELFIRMIRGEA; this is encoded by the coding sequence ATGACCAACCCCACTTCTGTACCCCCTTCCCGCGCGGGTTCAGGGCTGCGGATCGGCGTCCTGGCACTTCAGGGCGACTTCCGCGAGCACCTGCACGCGGTGGAAGAGGCCGGCGCCACGGGCATCGGCGTCCGCCGGCCGTCCGAACTCGACGGCCTCGACGGCCTCATCATTCCCGGCGGCGAATCGACCACCATTGACAAGCTGTCCCGCGCCTTCGGGCTTCGCGATCCGCTGCGCCAGCGCATCCGGGACGGCCTGCCGGTTTACGGCTCCTGCGCCGGGATGATTCTCCTCGCCGAGGAGATCACCGACCCCGCGAAGGACCTCGCCGGCCACCCGCAGCAGACCTTCGGCGGCCTGGACATCACGGTGCGCCGGAACGCCTTCGGCCGGCAGCGCGAGTCCTTCGAAACGGACCTCGATTTCAAGGGCCTCGATTTCAGCGCCACCGCGGACGGCGTGGCCCCGGTCCATGCGGTCTTCATCCGCGGACCATGGGTGGAACGCGTCGGCGACGGCGTGGAGGTGCTCGCCAAAGTGGAGCCCTCCAGGGCCTCCCACCCCGAGGCGCTGGCCGGGACGGCTAGAATTGTAGCTGTGCGTTCCGGCAAGCTGCTGGCCACCTCCTTCCACCCGGAAGTGACGGGGGAGAAGCGCGTGCATGAATTGTTTATTCGAATGATCAGAGGAGAAGCGTAA
- the ruvB gene encoding Holliday junction branch migration DNA helicase RuvB produces MAEPSVVAGGEEPEERVIEAALRPKNLHDFVGQHRVRKQLSLVLEASRMRGRSADHVLLSGPPGLGKTTLSMIIAAEMNAPLRISSGPAIQHAGDLAAILSSLSEGEVLFLDEIHRMSRPAEEMLYMAMEDFRVDIVVGKGAGATAIPLELPPFTLVGATTRAGLLPGPLRDRFGFTGHLEFYSVAELELVLRRSAGLLDLKVNSAGFSEIAGRSRGTPRIANRLLRRVRDWALVHGIEQIDARAASAALDMYEVDKRGLDRLDRAVLEALILKFGGGPVGLSTLAIAVGEETETVETVAEPYLVREGLLGRTPRGRIALAPAWTHLGYAVPPGIFSQDPLELFPADDDSPDLAGGLGQDADPEWIRNSQ; encoded by the coding sequence GTGGCTGAGCCGTCGGTCGTCGCCGGGGGAGAGGAACCGGAGGAGCGGGTCATCGAAGCCGCCCTCAGGCCCAAGAACCTGCACGATTTCGTTGGCCAGCACCGCGTCCGCAAACAGCTCTCCCTGGTCCTGGAGGCCTCGCGCATGCGGGGCCGCAGCGCGGACCACGTCCTGCTCTCGGGTCCTCCCGGGCTGGGCAAGACCACGCTATCGATGATCATCGCGGCCGAGATGAACGCCCCGCTGCGGATCAGCAGCGGCCCCGCCATCCAGCACGCCGGTGACCTGGCGGCCATCCTGTCCTCGCTCTCCGAAGGGGAAGTCCTCTTCCTCGACGAGATCCACCGGATGTCCCGGCCGGCCGAGGAAATGCTCTATATGGCAATGGAAGACTTCCGGGTCGACATCGTCGTCGGCAAGGGCGCCGGCGCCACCGCCATCCCGCTGGAACTTCCGCCGTTCACCCTGGTGGGCGCCACCACCCGCGCCGGCCTGCTGCCCGGGCCGCTCCGGGACCGCTTCGGGTTCACCGGACACCTCGAGTTCTACTCCGTGGCGGAACTGGAACTCGTGCTCCGGCGCTCCGCCGGGCTCCTGGACCTGAAGGTCAACTCCGCCGGGTTCAGTGAAATCGCGGGGCGCTCCCGCGGCACGCCCCGTATCGCCAACCGCCTCCTGCGCCGGGTCCGCGACTGGGCGCTGGTGCACGGCATCGAACAGATCGACGCCCGGGCCGCCTCCGCGGCGCTGGACATGTACGAAGTCGACAAGCGCGGACTTGACCGGCTGGACCGGGCCGTCCTGGAAGCCCTCATCCTGAAATTTGGCGGCGGACCGGTAGGCCTGTCCACGCTGGCCATCGCCGTCGGCGAGGAGACCGAAACGGTGGAAACCGTCGCCGAGCCGTATCTCGTCCGTGAGGGACTCCTGGGCCGCACCCCCCGGGGGAGGATCGCACTCGCCCCGGCCTGGACGCACCTCGGCTACGCGGTGCCGCCAGGAATCTTTTCGCAGGACCCGCTGGAGCTCTTCCCGGCCGACGACGACAGCCCGGACCTGGCCGGCGGGCTGGGCCAGGACGCCGATCCGGAATGGATCCGTAACAGTCAATAG
- a CDS encoding YebC/PmpR family DNA-binding transcriptional regulator — protein sequence MSGHSKWATTKHKKAILDSRRAKSFAKLIKNIEVAARMGGPDLAGNPGLELAVTKAKKTSVPADNIDRAIKRGAGLTGEVVDYTEIMYECRGPQGSALLIECLTDNKNRAASEVRLAISRNGGTIADPGSVSYLFSRKGVVSLPKNGLSEDDVLMAVLDAGAEEVKDNGDSFEIHSEPTDLQAIRDALKEAGMEYDTDEAEFVPSMQVPLDLDAAKKFMKLVDALEELDDVQNVYSNADLSDEVQAALEAE from the coding sequence ATGTCAGGCCACTCCAAATGGGCGACGACCAAGCACAAAAAGGCCATCCTCGACAGCCGCCGGGCCAAGTCGTTCGCCAAGCTGATCAAGAACATCGAAGTCGCTGCTCGCATGGGCGGCCCGGACCTCGCCGGCAACCCCGGCCTGGAACTCGCCGTCACGAAGGCCAAGAAGACCTCGGTCCCCGCTGACAACATCGACCGCGCCATCAAGCGCGGCGCCGGCCTCACCGGCGAAGTGGTCGACTACACCGAGATCATGTACGAATGCCGCGGCCCGCAGGGCTCCGCGCTGCTGATCGAGTGCCTGACGGACAACAAGAACCGTGCCGCCTCCGAAGTCCGGCTTGCCATCTCCCGCAACGGCGGCACCATTGCCGATCCCGGGTCGGTCAGCTACCTCTTCTCCCGCAAGGGCGTTGTGTCGCTGCCGAAGAACGGCCTGAGCGAAGACGACGTCCTGATGGCCGTGCTCGACGCCGGCGCTGAGGAAGTCAAGGACAACGGCGACAGCTTCGAGATCCACTCCGAGCCCACCGACCTGCAGGCCATCCGCGACGCCCTCAAGGAAGCCGGCATGGAGTACGACACCGACGAGGCCGAGTTCGTCCCGTCGATGCAGGTGCCGCTGGACCTCGACGCCGCCAAGAAGTTCATGAAGCTCGTGGACGCCCTCGAAGAACTCGACGACGTCCAGAACGTCTACAGCAACGCCGACCTCAGCGACGAAGTGCAGGCCGCACTGGAAGCCGAGTGA
- the yajC gene encoding preprotein translocase subunit YajC produces MTILLFVMLGVFVFMMFRRNKKTQQQQAELQSKFGPGVEVMTSFGLYGRIVEIDEDENKVLLELSPGNTATVHRQAVTKIVEPIVAAEEPTVVPNDASSLTVDKAESAAPANDVARDETPEETLRRLNDEGKKDS; encoded by the coding sequence ATGACAATTCTCCTGTTCGTCATGCTCGGCGTTTTCGTCTTCATGATGTTCCGCCGTAACAAGAAGACGCAGCAGCAGCAGGCGGAGCTCCAGTCGAAGTTCGGCCCGGGCGTTGAGGTCATGACCAGCTTCGGCCTGTACGGCCGCATCGTCGAGATCGATGAGGACGAGAACAAGGTCCTGCTGGAACTCTCCCCGGGCAACACCGCCACCGTGCATCGCCAGGCCGTCACCAAGATCGTCGAGCCGATTGTCGCCGCCGAGGAGCCCACGGTCGTTCCCAATGACGCGTCCTCGCTGACTGTCGACAAGGCCGAAAGCGCCGCACCGGCCAACGACGTCGCGCGCGACGAGACGCCGGAAGAAACCCTGCGCCGCCTCAACGACGAAGGCAAGAAAGACAGCTAG
- a CDS encoding Mur ligase family protein produces MFYFSVPLGKLVRRVSRLRGGGSALPGLVVEKIDPGFMRRTLSTLPHGVAVVSGTNGKTTTTKMVVELLESQGLKVFTNRTGSNFTRGVAAALLGEVDWRGRLDADVAVLELDEAHAVHFVNQVPPRYCLLLNVLRDQLDRFGEIDKTAQLLQHIAAKTTGTVVLNREDPRVARIADTLKTVTLNGPEVLYFGLDDSLLSTFPNDDEMRAAPGSPVPPAPAKPHADVVLRRVGAADADFEYDGVTATTAMKLRGVYNIFNAAAALTLARAIAVGDPVPGKTAVADNAGLLQALSQVAPAFGRGESLVVDGLPLDLVLVKNPSGFRLGLKSFPAEGYATMIAINDNYADGRDMSWLWDVEFDTLREAGVDQLSGSRAYDMALRLQYDDVAIGAVNTEIAPALAAFISGARDKPKRIFCTYTAMLAIRRELSKITTVEVVS; encoded by the coding sequence ATGTTTTACTTCAGCGTTCCGCTCGGCAAGCTCGTCCGCCGGGTCTCCCGGCTCAGGGGCGGAGGCTCTGCCCTTCCCGGGCTCGTCGTCGAAAAAATCGACCCCGGGTTCATGCGCAGGACACTGTCCACGCTGCCGCACGGCGTCGCCGTCGTCAGCGGCACGAACGGCAAGACGACCACCACCAAGATGGTGGTGGAACTGCTCGAGAGCCAGGGCCTGAAGGTCTTCACCAACCGCACCGGCAGCAACTTCACCCGCGGCGTGGCCGCCGCGCTGCTGGGCGAAGTGGACTGGCGGGGCCGGCTTGACGCGGATGTCGCCGTGCTGGAACTGGACGAGGCCCACGCGGTGCACTTCGTCAACCAGGTGCCGCCGCGTTACTGCCTCCTGCTCAACGTCCTGCGGGACCAGCTGGACCGCTTCGGCGAGATCGACAAGACGGCGCAGCTGCTGCAGCACATCGCCGCCAAGACCACAGGTACCGTGGTGCTGAACCGGGAAGACCCGCGCGTCGCCCGCATCGCGGACACGCTCAAAACTGTCACGCTCAACGGTCCCGAGGTCCTCTACTTCGGCCTGGATGACTCCCTGCTGAGCACCTTCCCGAACGACGACGAGATGCGGGCGGCCCCGGGCAGCCCGGTGCCGCCGGCCCCCGCGAAGCCGCACGCCGACGTCGTACTCCGCCGGGTCGGCGCGGCGGACGCGGACTTTGAGTACGACGGCGTCACGGCAACCACGGCGATGAAGCTCCGCGGCGTCTACAACATCTTTAACGCCGCGGCCGCGCTGACCCTGGCCCGGGCCATTGCAGTGGGGGACCCTGTCCCTGGAAAAACGGCCGTCGCAGACAACGCGGGCCTGCTGCAGGCACTGTCCCAGGTGGCGCCGGCCTTCGGCCGCGGTGAGAGCCTCGTCGTCGACGGCCTGCCGCTGGACCTGGTCCTGGTGAAGAACCCCAGCGGCTTCCGCCTGGGGCTGAAGTCCTTCCCCGCCGAGGGGTACGCCACGATGATCGCGATCAACGACAACTATGCTGACGGCCGGGACATGTCCTGGCTGTGGGACGTCGAATTCGACACCCTCCGCGAGGCCGGCGTGGACCAGTTGAGCGGCTCCCGCGCCTATGACATGGCCCTTCGACTGCAGTACGACGACGTCGCGATCGGCGCGGTCAATACCGAGATTGCCCCCGCGCTGGCGGCCTTCATCAGCGGCGCCAGGGACAAACCCAAGCGGATCTTCTGCACCTACACAGCGATGCTGGCCATCCGCCGCGAGCTGTCCAAAATCACCACAGTGGAGGTGGTCTCATGA
- a CDS encoding type 1 glutamine amidotransferase, translated as MTPQSPAGEPHLSFGHELPPEESPAPGKGSIRVLQLYPRDMNIYGDWGNALVLAQRLRWHGYTPELLEYNVGDEFPADIDLIVGGGGQDSGQLVIQDDLLSRETVLKELAENGTPMLVICGLYQLFGKFFKTRTGSVIPGIGILDVETHGTEERLIGNVSVSSPEFGTVLGYENHSGQTTLGPGVLPLGTTAKGTGNNSSDGQEGARYRNIVASYLHGSLLPKNPALADFLIRTAVERKYGSFSPGTPDDSYAVLAREHAARRPR; from the coding sequence ATGACCCCCCAGTCCCCCGCCGGCGAGCCCCATTTGTCCTTTGGGCACGAACTCCCGCCGGAGGAATCCCCCGCGCCCGGCAAGGGAAGCATCCGGGTCCTGCAGCTGTACCCGCGCGACATGAACATCTACGGCGACTGGGGCAATGCCCTGGTGCTGGCGCAGCGGCTGCGCTGGCACGGCTACACGCCGGAGCTGCTCGAGTACAACGTAGGCGACGAGTTTCCGGCGGACATCGACCTGATCGTCGGTGGCGGTGGACAGGACAGCGGCCAGCTGGTCATCCAGGATGACCTGCTCTCGCGCGAGACCGTGCTGAAGGAACTGGCCGAGAACGGCACGCCGATGCTCGTGATCTGCGGCCTCTACCAGCTGTTTGGGAAGTTCTTCAAGACCCGGACGGGTTCCGTCATCCCGGGGATCGGCATCCTGGACGTGGAAACCCACGGCACCGAGGAACGGCTGATCGGCAACGTGTCGGTGTCCTCGCCCGAGTTCGGCACCGTTTTGGGGTACGAGAACCACAGCGGCCAGACCACCCTCGGCCCGGGCGTCTTACCCCTGGGAACCACGGCCAAGGGCACGGGCAACAACAGCAGCGACGGCCAGGAGGGCGCCCGCTACCGGAACATCGTGGCGAGCTACCTCCACGGCTCCCTGCTGCCAAAGAACCCGGCCCTGGCCGACTTCCTCATCCGGACCGCCGTCGAACGCAAATACGGCAGCTTCTCCCCCGGCACCCCGGATGACTCCTACGCCGTCCTCGCCCGGGAACACGCCGCCCGCCGCCCGCGCTGA